The Chryseobacterium sp. G0186 genome includes the window TTGCGAATCTGTACTTAGGTCCCCAATAAGAATCATTCAGTGAAGAAATCATTACTCCTTTGGAGGTTGCCGCATGGATGAATTTTACTTCACCTTCTTCAGTAACACTTTCTACAATTCCTACGTGAGAGATTCTTCTTCCGTGAGAAAAGAAAATTAAGTCTCCTTTCTGTAGGCTTTCTTTTTCAATTCTTTCTCCCTCCTGAGCCTGAGATGCTGCTACTCTAGGTAAGCTAAGACCTGCTGCAGCTCCGAATACAGAAAGAACAAAAGCTGAACAATCTATACCTCTTCTTGTTGTTCCTCCATATCTGTAAGGAGTTCCTAGGTAAGTTTCAGCTTCAGTAAGAATACCATCAATGGTTTTATTATAACGGACTGCTTTTGCAATCTCAGAATTTTTAATCGCTTTTTTAGCGTTTGCTATAGATGCAGCCTTTTCAGCAAGAAAAGAGTCGATAAGTTTTTGCTTATCCAGCTCCATTTTTTTGTTATCAATAGAAGCTAGTTTGGCATCTGTTTTGTATTCTTTACTGTAAGTTGCTGGTTTTGAAACCACATAATTAGTAGCGCACGATTGCAATGATACTGTAGTAACTATAGCAACTAAATAAAACAAAACTCTTTTCTTCATATATATTTGATTAACCGTGTTAAAAGGAATATTTATTTCCAAAAGCAATACAAAAGTAGAGATTCCGAGTAAAAGACCCTTGATATGATAATTGTCAGGATCTTATTTTAACACTATTTAACATATAATTTACATATGTTAAAGAAAAATAAACCGCAACCGCCTGTTTTTGGCGAGTAAGCGGTTTTTTTTATTAAGATTCTTTAACAAAATCTATCGATATTCTTCTATATATCGGCTTTTGAAATGTAAATCTCCAATTTTTCAGTCTGTTAACAAAACAAAAAAATTCCCCGGAAAACCGAGGAATTTAAACTAATATGGAACTTTACAGACGTTATTTTGTAAACAACATTTCTCTGTATTTTGTCATTGGCCAAAGCTCATCGTCTACCATCATTTCAAGATCGTCAGAAGCTTCTCTGATTCCGTCGAATAATGGTTTTACTTTGTTACAATAAGCTTCTGCCTGCTTTTGGCTGTCTGATATATTTTTTGCGGCCTCTCTGGCTTTAAGAAGCTCTTCAACGCCAAGCTTTATCTTAGAAACATTTTCAGAGATGCTTGTAATTAAACTCATCTGTTCTTTTGCCAATGGCTTAAATTCTTTATCTCCAAAGATATCTTTAAGACCTCTAACGTTTTCAATTAATCTGTTCTGATAATTTAAAGCGGAAGGGATAATATGGTTTCTTGCAATATCACTTAATACTCTTGCTTCAATATCAATAACGGTAGAATATTTTTCTAACTTGATTTCGTTTCTTGCTTCTACTTCTCTGTGATTGAAGATTCCCATTTCTTCATATAGATCCAAGAATTTTTTATCCATTTCCTGTTTAAGAGCTTCAGGAGTTGTTTTAAGGTTGTTCAATCCTCTTTTCTTAGCCTCTTTAGCCCAATCATCAGAATAACCGTCACCTTCAAACATAATGCTCTTAGATTGCTTGATGTACTCTCTCAATACATTAAAGATGGCTTCATCTTTTTTCAATCCTCCCTCAATAAGACTATCTACTTCTTTTTTGAAATCATTAAGCTGTTTTGCAGCAATGGTATTCATTACCGTCATAGATTCTGCACAGTTGGCAGATGATCCTACCGCTCTGATCTCAAATTTATTTCCTGTAAATGCAAATGGAGAAGTTCTGTTTCTGTCAGTATTGTCTAATAGAATTTCAGGAATTTTTCCAACAACATTTAATTTTAATTCTGTTTTTTCCTCAGGAGATAATTTTCCATTGGTTACTTTTTCAAGTTCTTCCAATACGCTGAATAACTGACTTCCGATAAATACAGAAATAATTGCAGGTGGAGCTTCGTTGGCACCTAATCTGTGATCATTGCTTGCAGAAGCGATACTTGCTCTTAAAAGGTCAGCATATTCGTGAACAGCTTTAATGGTGTTAACGAAGAACGTTAAGAACTGTAGGTTTTTCTTAGGGTTTTTTCCTGGGCTTAAAAGGTTTTCACCCGTATCAGTCGCTAAAGACCAGTTGTTGTGTTTTCCGCTTC containing:
- a CDS encoding C40 family peptidase; this translates as MKKRVLFYLVAIVTTVSLQSCATNYVVSKPATYSKEYKTDAKLASIDNKKMELDKQKLIDSFLAEKAASIANAKKAIKNSEIAKAVRYNKTIDGILTEAETYLGTPYRYGGTTRRGIDCSAFVLSVFGAAAGLSLPRVAASQAQEGERIEKESLQKGDLIFFSHGRRISHVGIVESVTEEGEVKFIHAATSKGVMISSLNDSYWGPKYRFAKRVINEEGEAYNNLASTAPSTPANF
- a CDS encoding glutamine synthetase III, with the protein product MSTLRFKALETLPFKDFRKDNSVEIPAKLSELFCKNVFSEETMREYLTKEAFNSIMDAIKKGTKIQRHIADQVAVAMKDWAMNKGATHYTHWFQPLTGTTAEKHDSFFTPIEGGRAIERFSGGMLIQQEPDASSFPNGGIRNTFEARGYTAWDPTSPAFIMGTTLCIPSIFISYTGETLDYKTPLLRALNAVDDAATSVMQYFDKNVTKVTPTLGWEQEYFLVDSALYQSRPDLVLTGKTLLGHSPAKGQQLDDHYFGSIPTRVMNFMKELEIECMKLGIPATTRHNEVAPNQFELAPMFEEVNVAVDHNSLLMDIMARVAHKHHFHILFHEKPFAGVNGSGKHNNWSLATDTGENLLSPGKNPKKNLQFLTFFVNTIKAVHEYADLLRASIASASNDHRLGANEAPPAIISVFIGSQLFSVLEELEKVTNGKLSPEEKTELKLNVVGKIPEILLDNTDRNRTSPFAFTGNKFEIRAVGSSANCAESMTVMNTIAAKQLNDFKKEVDSLIEGGLKKDEAIFNVLREYIKQSKSIMFEGDGYSDDWAKEAKKRGLNNLKTTPEALKQEMDKKFLDLYEEMGIFNHREVEARNEIKLEKYSTVIDIEARVLSDIARNHIIPSALNYQNRLIENVRGLKDIFGDKEFKPLAKEQMSLITSISENVSKIKLGVEELLKAREAAKNISDSQKQAEAYCNKVKPLFDGIREASDDLEMMVDDELWPMTKYREMLFTK